From the Telopea speciosissima isolate NSW1024214 ecotype Mountain lineage chromosome 9, Tspe_v1, whole genome shotgun sequence genome, the window CAATTAAATGACCATAAAGTATAACTCagaactgtttttttttgtttttgttttgttttggtattataaatttgaacttcttttttctattctttcatTTTCCAAGTACATTTTGTATGTTGGGATTTTGCTAATAGGAATCAATTTATATGACAACAAGCCACCTTTAATTTTAGGATCCTTTTAAATCATGTGCCTAACTGTCCAGGATGAAAAATCAATGGAAGGGTTTTTGCAATCTCTAGCTTGGTCTTGAAAAATATCAGATCATATTTCTGTTATTGATTATTAGTTTATTAGAAAATCTGGACATCATCGGGGATTAACTACTCTGAATTATTATAAGGAAACTTCATCAGAAAGGCAAATGGTATACAAGGATACACAAGCTGTCTGTAAATCTTGAAGACACCCGTATGGTTCCTGTGTTCCCCCAACCTCCATTTCTTCTTATGGTCCACTACAAGTTGTTTTCTATCATTATTATTTAaacggttcagtttggtttaaatcgtttaattaaattatcttaattttgaaatcataattgattcatttattaaacagttttattattttaatttaaacggttcaattcgatttcggtaaacgaattttttttttggcacatttatgtacatctaaaaGTGTTAAACGGTTCAACTCGGTTTAAACCATTTATTTAAACAGCTTCAATTTTGAAACTATAACTGAACCATTTATCAACGGTTTCATGGTATTGATTTAAACAGTTCGATTTCGATATacggttttggtttgattttgacacccttagttttcCCATCTTATTCTTAAGGTTCAACTAGCAGCTTTGTGTTTACTATTccataactctctctctctctctctatatatatatatatatgtatatatatatatatattccttaaCTCATGGGTTCTCTCATGCATTAAAAACTAGGAATTACAGAAGATAATAAGAAGGTTTTGAACTTCCATATTTTACTAACAGTCCATGCTTACAAGTTTTTATTATACAAGCAACACCAACAGACAATTGACATGACTGTCCACATATTTTTCATTTCTGGAATAAAACATGAAGAACTGGAGTTCCTTCATCACTTAATTCTATAAGCTATATAACTTATTATTATATAGTAGGGTAAGATGCTTTCATGGCAAGTCCACAAAGGCCTTCTTTTTCAGCAACATCTCTTTGAATCTTCATGTACCCATTTTCACCCCAACCAGTCCCCCAAGAATTCTTCAGCAACCAATACTTAGTTCCATCATTATTCTCACCGTAACCAATCACAGTAACTGCATGATCCAGATTAGTGCCACACTCCCCAGTGAATAACCCACTTGAGTAGAACTTAAAAGAAGTTCCACTTCCTTCTATGGCAACAGAGACAGGTTGATTAGCCACTGCTTGGAGTAGTGCCTGCTCATTGTTAGCAGGAACATCTTCATATCCAGTGATCTTTGCTGCAGGGTAAGCTGCCATTTCCTCATGGCAAGTTCCATCAATTCCCTCATATGGATAGTTAGATTCAGTTGTGAGGCCTTGGTTTTGTTGGATGAATTGGAAAGCATTGTCCATGAGTCCACCCTCGCAGCCCGAATTGTTTATATCACAGTCTACTAGTTCTTGTTCAGATAGAGAGACTAGCTTACCAGTCTTTAGTTCAGTAAttccttccatggctgcaacTGCTGAGAATGCCCAACAACAACCTATATTTTGATAGGTAATATCAAATttattagaaagaaaagaaaataatatacaTAAGGTTCATGTACTTGTTGTTACCAAGTAcgtgaactaagaagttgtaaccgtATTTTTTTTGCCCCTTATCTCATTCTCAAATTTTGTTTAATATAGGGTTAACCTCGTCATTTCACCTAAAGACAATGACaatttgtaaaaataaaataataacaagTCACTTCAACTTAttttaaaaaccatttttttatcCATAACTAAAATCACTTTTGAACTTATGACGAGGGCATGAACTAAAAAATTGTAACCTTAGTTTTTtaccccttgtcttattcccaaaaatttatttaatatagagttaatcctgtcatttcacatagaTAATgccaacttttgaaaataatataataataagtaACTAAAATCACTTTTGAAAATCTGACGAGGAGCGAAAAAAGTAAGTTTATAATtttgttgtaaccaaccttAGTTACAAGAAGATTTTCGCAAAgtagagtttaaaaaaaaaaaaaaaaaaaaacaaaacactacTACTATTACAATAGTATTGATGAATGATTTGCAAATAATATGTAAATTAACAAAGGTAAGGTTCTCACCACATTGGCCTTGGTTTTTGATAGGGGTAACAGCTCCTTCACTTCTCCAGTCCAAGCTAGTTGGCACATCAGTCACGTTATGATACTTAAAAACTGTGTTTGAAGAAGATGACCTTTTATTTCCTGTAGAATTCATCATGTatccactacaagaaaaagggtcTGTTGCGGCATTTTTAGACGGGCCTTAGCGGCGTTTATCGGTAAACGCAGTCATATAGGAATATTCGACGGCGTTTACTAACAAACGTCGGTATATAAAGTATAATACGTAGAAATCATGGCGTTTATATGTAATCGCCGCTACACATACATCTTTGGGGGCGTTTGGTTTGAACTGCCGGGGTATGTAACAATACAACGGCGTTTATAAATAAACGCCGTAGTATCATAAATCTTTGGGGGCGTTTGTTT encodes:
- the LOC122639625 gene encoding senescence-specific cysteine protease SAG12-like, which translates into the protein MALTLQCCFCLAICLGLGFWASQVEARTLDEMAMVNKHEQWMVQYGRVYKDVKEKEKRFLVFKNNVERIESFNKAGNKPYKLSINQFADLDNEEFKAVRTGSLQEKASFAASSSSNTVFKYHNVTDVPTSLDWRSEGAVTPIKNQGQCGCCWAFSAVAAMEGITELKTGKLVSLSEQELVDCDINNSGCEGGLMDNAFQFIQQNQGLTTESNYPYEGIDGTCHEEMAAYPAAKITGYEDVPANNEQALLQAVANQPVSVAIEGSGTSFKFYSSGLFTGECGTNLDHAVTVIGYGENNDGTKYWLLKNSWGTGWGENGYMKIQRDVAEKEGLCGLAMKASYPTI